In Leptospiraceae bacterium, one DNA window encodes the following:
- a CDS encoding 3-deoxy-D-manno-octulosonic acid transferase produces the protein MIYLYRVFTFVIYPFQFLIFPFSRKAREFLKKRKIDKDRILQICEDFTSKRVIWLHASSVGELDQCKALISVIRKNEPNTVVIQSVFSESIKEENLRNLDVYFYFRLPLDFYFSYNFIFEKFKPEILILMAWDTWPNLIYAAKKYHSKVFLFCASINKTSGRNSFFLEKLTQSIFQKIDIISASSEFFLPEIFRLVKDKERVFALGDTRVDSVVGKIRTKKKIDPLKKLLPIKNQTIIFASTYPVCEEILVPMISDLLKSGKNVWIFPHHIEKKRIQEIVRLLDINSIPYSLFSEITNKYKKVILFDKLGILAYAYQYAELSYVGGAIHNRVHNVLEPAYFGLPIVTGSRIFHSPEAVSLKNLGGLFSLEKKEDIPEIILKLLKDPKIRSRIKSMNKKFVLSGEGASKRLYGQFIRDIPENKICKI, from the coding sequence TTGATTTATCTATATAGAGTTTTTACTTTTGTAATTTATCCGTTTCAATTTTTGATTTTTCCTTTTTCAAGAAAGGCAAGAGAATTTTTAAAAAAACGAAAAATAGATAAAGATCGAATTTTACAAATTTGTGAAGACTTTACAAGCAAGAGAGTGATTTGGCTTCATGCGTCGTCGGTAGGAGAATTAGATCAGTGCAAAGCCTTGATTTCCGTGATTAGAAAAAATGAGCCGAATACAGTTGTGATCCAATCTGTTTTTTCTGAAAGTATAAAAGAGGAAAACTTGCGCAACTTAGACGTGTATTTCTATTTTAGATTACCTTTAGATTTTTATTTTTCGTATAATTTTATTTTTGAAAAATTCAAACCGGAAATTCTAATTTTAATGGCTTGGGATACCTGGCCCAATTTGATATATGCTGCAAAAAAGTACCACTCGAAAGTATTTCTTTTTTGTGCAAGCATAAATAAAACTTCAGGAAGAAATTCATTTTTCTTGGAGAAACTTACTCAAAGTATCTTTCAAAAAATTGACATCATCTCTGCATCGAGCGAATTTTTCTTACCGGAAATTTTTCGATTAGTGAAAGATAAAGAAAGAGTATTTGCACTTGGCGACACTAGAGTCGATTCTGTGGTAGGAAAAATTAGAACAAAAAAGAAAATAGACCCTCTGAAAAAATTACTTCCAATAAAAAATCAAACTATCATTTTTGCATCTACCTATCCTGTATGTGAAGAAATTTTAGTCCCTATGATTTCAGATCTATTGAAAAGCGGCAAGAATGTTTGGATTTTCCCCCACCACATAGAAAAAAAAAGAATTCAAGAGATTGTACGCCTTCTTGATATAAATTCTATTCCTTACTCCTTGTTTTCAGAGATTACAAACAAATACAAAAAAGTAATCCTATTCGATAAGTTAGGAATTCTTGCTTATGCGTATCAATACGCCGAGCTTAGTTATGTCGGAGGTGCGATTCACAATAGGGTGCATAACGTATTAGAGCCAGCCTATTTCGGACTTCCTATAGTTACTGGAAGTAGGATTTTTCATTCTCCTGAGGCAGTTTCTTTAAAAAATTTGGGAGGGCTTTTCAGTTTAGAAAAAAAAGAAGATATCCCTGAAATAATTTTAAAACTCTTAAAAGATCCAAAGATCAGGAGTAGAATAAAGTCTATGAATAAAAAATTTGTTCTGTCTGGAGAGGGTGCATCAAAGCGACTGTATGGACAGTTTATAAGGGATATCCCTGAAAATAAGATATGTAAAATTTAG
- the rsmI gene encoding 16S rRNA (cytidine(1402)-2'-O)-methyltransferase, translated as MQSLSLEKPILYVVATPLGNMDDITIRALNTLKESDLILAENPNHSRAFLKTHGIHSEIRGLPKIPTGEENRILEMFQGIEKISLISDAGTPGISDPGSGFIRFARKENWKIIPIPGASALTSILSVSGFQTNPCIYLGFLSDKKVSKIKELEKYSDFEGLIVIFESVHRIISLLEIIRDIFPKSNLLIGREITKYYEEFLYFPIAKDANFSNITEKGEFVILINNRLKKIAKENSRFTETIIE; from the coding sequence ATGCAATCCTTGAGTTTGGAAAAACCGATTCTTTATGTAGTTGCAACTCCACTCGGGAATATGGATGATATCACAATTCGTGCTTTAAATACTCTAAAAGAGTCAGATCTAATCTTGGCAGAAAACCCCAATCATTCGAGGGCTTTTCTAAAAACCCATGGAATACACTCAGAGATTAGAGGTCTTCCTAAAATACCTACAGGCGAAGAAAATAGAATTTTAGAAATGTTTCAGGGAATCGAAAAAATTTCATTAATAAGCGATGCTGGAACTCCTGGAATTTCCGATCCGGGGTCCGGTTTTATAAGATTTGCTCGCAAGGAAAACTGGAAAATAATACCTATACCGGGAGCATCTGCACTAACGTCTATCCTTTCAGTATCCGGTTTTCAGACAAATCCTTGTATTTATTTAGGGTTTTTGTCAGATAAGAAAGTCAGTAAAATCAAAGAGCTTGAGAAATATTCAGATTTTGAGGGGTTAATTGTAATCTTTGAATCTGTTCACAGAATTATCTCTCTATTGGAAATCATAAGAGACATATTTCCAAAGTCCAATTTGCTCATTGGACGAGAAATTACTAAATATTACGAAGAGTTTTTATATTTTCCTATAGCAAAAGATGCAAATTTTTCTAATATTACAGAAAAAGGCGAATTTGTTATTTTAATTAATAATAGATTAAAAAAAATAGCTAAAGAGAATTCTCGTTTTACCGAAACTATAATAGAATAG
- a CDS encoding flagellar biosynthesis anti-sigma factor FlgM, which translates to MTIERIGASRPSYEPKRTTPLKKNETVELKDNVSISDTARQRVMEAKLQTEIKNISRQIGSKEEDTERLEKLKEIKTRLKNGEYDNLTPEVLNKVAGNIAESLLG; encoded by the coding sequence ATGACAATTGAAAGAATAGGTGCATCCAGACCAAGCTACGAACCTAAACGAACTACTCCTTTGAAAAAAAATGAAACTGTCGAGTTGAAAGACAATGTTTCTATTTCGGATACTGCCAGACAAAGAGTAATGGAAGCCAAACTTCAAACTGAAATTAAAAATATCAGTCGCCAAATTGGCTCTAAAGAAGAAGATACAGAAAGACTCGAAAAACTCAAAGAGATTAAAACTCGTTTAAAGAATGGAGAATATGACAATCTAACTCCAGAAGTGTTAAATAAAGTTGCCGGAAATATTGCGGAATCCCTCTTAGGATAG
- a CDS encoding iron-containing alcohol dehydrogenase, giving the protein MPVLPDWVNFQFTPRIHIEIDCGFKMGSFVKNIGSRVLMLSTQKEIQNTDELSIIKTSIEKHTDGVILYDNIEDKPTFKELDTAAHFVRHSKANCIVAYGSFDSINAAKAVSILATNDFFAEELVADKNLVLKKPIPLVTIPTMPVMGTECSPFFTIISDKDMFRKYYSHQYVFPELIIADPKVGLHLTSNDIARTATAILSAAVDTLLSKYANEITSSSTLRAMELVAKNIIPSIRDPKNLTAKNSIYSASLLTGIAQSSSSLGLCFALSLATSNLTKMDIFQAMSILLPHIMEYNLTSSAGKYVMIAKALDEDISDISIIEAAIKAVEGVRKIYIELKMPQRLSEYEVKKIDLPGIASLASSFPFLDCLPRELPKNEIETILVAAF; this is encoded by the coding sequence ATGCCAGTTTTGCCTGACTGGGTAAACTTCCAGTTTACCCCAAGAATACATATCGAAATAGACTGTGGCTTTAAAATGGGCTCCTTTGTGAAAAATATAGGGAGTCGGGTTTTAATGCTCTCCACTCAAAAAGAAATCCAAAATACTGACGAGCTTTCCATTATCAAGACAAGTATTGAAAAGCATACAGATGGTGTAATTCTATACGACAACATTGAAGATAAACCAACATTCAAAGAGTTAGACACTGCGGCTCATTTTGTAAGACACTCCAAAGCCAATTGCATTGTAGCTTATGGATCATTTGATTCTATTAATGCAGCTAAAGCAGTTTCTATTCTTGCTACAAATGATTTTTTTGCAGAAGAACTTGTAGCCGATAAAAATTTAGTTTTAAAAAAGCCAATTCCTTTGGTCACGATTCCTACCATGCCTGTCATGGGAACTGAGTGTTCTCCTTTTTTTACCATCATCAGTGATAAGGATATGTTTAGAAAATATTATTCTCACCAGTATGTATTTCCAGAGTTAATCATTGCAGACCCCAAGGTAGGTCTTCATCTCACTTCCAATGATATTGCGAGGACTGCAACTGCAATTCTTTCTGCCGCAGTTGACACTCTATTATCTAAGTATGCAAATGAAATAACGAGTTCCTCTACTTTACGGGCAATGGAGCTTGTGGCAAAAAACATTATCCCTTCCATTCGTGATCCAAAAAATTTGACTGCAAAAAATTCGATTTATTCTGCAAGTTTACTTACAGGGATTGCACAGTCTTCCAGCTCTCTTGGGCTTTGCTTTGCATTGTCTCTTGCTACATCCAACCTGACTAAGATGGATATATTTCAGGCTATGTCGATTTTACTTCCACATATTATGGAATACAACCTAACTTCTTCTGCGGGAAAATATGTGATGATCGCAAAAGCACTGGATGAAGATATTTCTGATATTTCTATAATCGAGGCAGCCATCAAAGCTGTGGAAGGAGTCAGGAAAATTTATATAGAACTAAAAATGCCTCAAAGACTTTCAGAATACGAAGTAAAAAAAATTGACCTACCCGGAATAGCGTCTCTTGCATCGAGCTTTCCATTTTTGGATTGTTTACCAAGAGAACTTCCTAAAAACGAGATAGAAACAATTTTAGTGGCAGCGTTTTGA
- a CDS encoding polymer-forming cytoskeletal protein, whose translation MANETIDTIIGEDIVFKGSLKFHNNLMISGQIKGTIETNGNLIISDTGDVNADIQVGSLTVNGIFRGNIDSKNKISIGKTGKVSGDIRTPVLEIETGAKFSGNCSM comes from the coding sequence ATGGCGAATGAAACAATAGACACAATTATAGGCGAAGATATAGTATTTAAGGGTAGTCTGAAATTTCACAATAATTTAATGATTAGCGGTCAAATCAAAGGTACGATTGAAACAAACGGGAATTTGATTATTAGCGATACAGGTGATGTGAATGCAGATATCCAAGTGGGCTCTTTGACCGTAAACGGAATTTTTCGTGGAAATATTGACTCAAAAAATAAAATCTCAATCGGAAAAACAGGAAAAGTTTCAGGGGATATAAGGACTCCAGTTTTAGAAATTGAAACCGGTGCAAAATTCTCCGGAAATTGTTCTATGTAA
- the recJ gene encoding single-stranded-DNA-specific exonuclease RecJ, giving the protein MTLEVHDNYTHGVRFHELPDSSIPELNSFQYNLLQKLQPDKESWDFFLQPKESDFVSPFLLPDLLESIPLLKKATSEKWHILLFGDRDTDGVSSASILGRYFSKTHEKKGGRLTVKTSSLNDEYGLCKSVMDFILELKPDLLITLDLGSSNYSEINILAEAGIQIVVIDHHEIPKSIPNCFLINPKRLDSEYPEKKICTSVLSLKVILSLIFSDSEIYQKIVNSNLSRKDKISRLSDEFFLYLQGDKKIRNAFHHYVSLSAIGTITDMMPLTGENRIIVKEGCTSLSKNSRPEVKKNPGLYSLIQNLSINSEKITSKEIGWVIGPVLNAAGRMGKTEVATGLLLSDDEYTIQNLTQELIKINTERKERTNRNIEKVKNLFLKNPEKITRKVIFCYDPELEPGVSGIVATKLTEEFKRPAIFITPETDNARGSIRSYKDENVLELLEMVSELLLHFGGHQEAGGFSIKNELVQKLEEKIVENSEIWLNKMDLSTGKILESAVSFRSNELKESLYKDIEIFEPFGQGNESPVLSIISGKIINFTPIGDGTHARFQLLGCDPKIKFVIWRKAKELESLISKKDSIDLWGVLEENYFNKRSFIQFIVRHYR; this is encoded by the coding sequence ATGACTTTGGAAGTTCATGATAATTATACACACGGAGTAAGGTTTCATGAATTACCCGATTCGAGTATTCCTGAATTAAATTCATTTCAGTATAACTTGCTACAAAAATTACAACCGGACAAAGAGAGCTGGGATTTTTTTTTGCAACCAAAAGAATCTGATTTTGTCTCTCCTTTTTTATTGCCCGATCTATTAGAATCTATTCCTCTTTTAAAAAAAGCTACTTCTGAGAAGTGGCACATATTGTTGTTTGGAGACAGGGATACGGATGGAGTGTCTTCAGCGAGTATCTTGGGTAGATATTTTTCAAAAACACACGAAAAGAAAGGTGGGCGACTAACCGTAAAAACTTCTTCTTTAAACGATGAGTATGGTCTTTGCAAATCGGTAATGGACTTTATTTTAGAATTAAAGCCAGACTTACTAATTACGTTAGACCTTGGCTCATCTAACTATTCAGAAATTAATATTTTAGCAGAGGCTGGGATTCAAATAGTAGTTATCGATCACCATGAAATTCCAAAATCTATCCCAAATTGTTTCCTCATCAATCCAAAAAGGCTCGATTCAGAGTATCCTGAGAAGAAAATTTGTACGTCTGTTCTATCTTTAAAAGTTATACTATCGTTGATTTTTTCGGATTCAGAAATATATCAAAAAATTGTAAACTCTAACTTGAGCAGGAAAGATAAAATCTCTCGATTGAGCGATGAATTTTTTCTATATCTCCAAGGCGATAAAAAAATCAGAAATGCGTTTCACCACTATGTGAGTTTGTCTGCGATTGGGACGATCACTGACATGATGCCTCTTACCGGTGAAAATAGAATTATTGTAAAAGAGGGTTGTACATCTCTTTCTAAAAATAGTCGCCCTGAGGTTAAGAAAAACCCCGGCTTGTATAGCCTCATACAAAACCTATCGATCAATTCGGAAAAGATCACTTCTAAAGAAATCGGTTGGGTGATTGGTCCTGTACTCAATGCTGCGGGTAGGATGGGAAAAACAGAAGTTGCTACTGGACTTTTATTGAGTGATGATGAATATACAATTCAAAACTTAACCCAAGAGTTAATCAAAATCAACACAGAAAGAAAAGAAAGAACCAATCGAAATATTGAAAAAGTAAAAAATCTATTTTTGAAAAACCCGGAAAAAATAACCAGAAAAGTAATATTTTGTTATGACCCTGAGTTAGAGCCCGGAGTTTCCGGGATTGTGGCTACGAAACTCACAGAAGAATTTAAAAGGCCTGCTATATTTATTACTCCTGAAACAGATAATGCAAGAGGGAGCATTCGATCTTACAAAGACGAGAATGTTTTAGAATTACTCGAAATGGTAAGTGAGTTGCTTTTGCACTTTGGAGGGCACCAAGAGGCAGGAGGGTTTTCTATAAAAAATGAGTTGGTTCAAAAGTTAGAGGAAAAAATTGTAGAAAATTCTGAAATTTGGTTGAATAAAATGGACTTATCAACCGGCAAAATTTTAGAAAGTGCAGTCTCTTTTCGATCCAATGAATTAAAAGAATCTCTATATAAGGATATTGAAATATTTGAACCTTTTGGACAAGGAAATGAATCTCCTGTTCTTTCTATTATAAGCGGAAAGATTATTAATTTTACTCCTATAGGAGACGGGACACATGCAAGATTTCAATTATTGGGGTGTGATCCAAAGATCAAATTTGTTATTTGGAGAAAGGCTAAAGAATTGGAATCTCTGATATCCAAAAAAGACTCAATAGATTTATGGGGAGTGTTAGAGGAAAATTATTTTAACAAAAGAAGTTTTATTCAATTTATTGTAAGGCACTACAGATAA